The region TGTCGCTAACCCATGGGGTACTTGGGCCAAGCAATAGGGCCTACTTGGATAGCGGATAAAAGTCTGAAAACAGCACGGCGGGCGGATAAACTTCTTGGTAAGCACCAACTCACAAACGCCACGCGAATATATGCGAATCATGCATGCTTAACTTCGGCCCTTCTATAACTCTTGGAAGGACTGACGAGAGAAAATTTGGAGCTGTCCACTAAAGCTTGGCAGCGGAACGTGGAGACGGACTAGCACGTGGAGAGTCTGGAGAAGTGCGCTAACCGCATGGAGCAGGTCCTCCGTGGATCAAGAGGCAGTTTCGCCCGTGCACTTGCATCTCGACCCCGGCCGCCCCATTCATGCCCCGATACGACCACCTCCACACGGCACAAGCGCCGTTAAACGTTTTCCCTGTCGCTGTCACCTGAGAACCAGTCTGTCTCTTGGCCTCTCCAAAGGATCTTGATCGGATGGCTTCCCCAATCCGTCCAAGCAGCCGTTTCCACGGCTGTGAAGTGGGGAGCTTACTACGACATCATCAGAGGTGGTGAAAGCAGGGtgattgtttgtaggagcACCATCAGCATCCAATTGATTCATCATGGCTTCAGGTCAGCATCCCGCGAGCGTCCCGGACTGGAACAACCTCGATATCCTCCACAAGAACACGCTGCCCGCACGTGCATACTTCCACAACTATATAACCGAAGCCGATGCGCTCGACGCGGATATTACTAAATCCAAAACACATTTGCTCTCAGGCACATGGAAATTTCAGCATGCATACTCTCCTTTTGAGGCCCCTGAAGGCTTCGAATCGACCTCGTACGACACATCATCATGGAGCGACATTGCCGTTCCTGGCATGTGGCAATTGCAGGGCTTCGGCAAAGGGCCCCAGTACACAAACGTCATCTATCACATCCCAGTAGACCCTCCCAACGTCCCATTTACTGAGAACGAGACTGGGTCGTATGTCCGTAAATTCAGCGTTCCACAAGAGCTAAAAGATGGCCAAATTCGTCTTCGCTTCGAGGGCGTTGATGCTGCGTTCCATGTTTGGGTCAATGGGAAAGAAGTTGGATATTCTCAGGGCAGTAGGAATCCTGACGAGTTCGATGTGACTGCGCTTGTTGATCTCAATGCGGAGAACACTTTGGCTGTCAGGGTGTACCAGCACTGTGACGGAACTTACATCGAAGATCAGGATCAGTGGTGGCTGAGCGGCATGTAAGTATGATCTACAAAGAATTAGGTTCAGAAGCTCATTACTGCAGATTCCGCGATGTCTTCCTGGTTGGCTTTCCTAAAGCTTCCCGGATCGAAAATGTGTTTGCCCAGACACTCTTGGACTCATCCTACACCGATGCAGAGCTCAAGGTCAAGATTAGCGCAACTGGATCTGGTAAGGTTTCGGTGAAGCTTTTGGATGCGCAAAAGAAGGAAGTTGTTTCTTCAGACGCTAGCATTGAAAGTAGCGGCACGACACATGTCAACATTCAGGTCAAAAATCCTCTGAAATGGACTGCTGAATCGCCCAATCTCTACCACCTCGTCGTCTCTACAGGCGAACAAGTTGTTGCTCAACGTATCGGCTTCAGGCAAGTCGAGATGAAAGACGGGCTGCTCAAAGTCAATGGCAAGAGAGTCGTCTTCCGCGGCGTCAACCGACACGAACACCATCCCACTTTCGGCCGTGCTGTCCCGTACGAGTTCATGAAAGAGGACCTTTTGACCATGAAGCGCTACAACATCAACGCTATTCGCACTTCTCATCAGTTAAATGACCCACGCCTGTATGATCTCGCGGATGAGATGGGTTTCTGGGTCATTGATGAAGCTGACCTGGAATGCCACGGCTTTGAGAGCATTGCCGACGCCGCATTATCCAAAGAACAGCGCGCTCTACCTTTCCGCGAGCGCCAACTTCTTACCAGGAAGAAGGCCGCAGAATGGACAACTGACAACGAAGCCTGGACGCATGCATACGTAGATCGCGCTGAAGCGCTCGTCAAGAGAGATCAGTTACATCCTTCTGTTATCATCTGGAGTCTTGGAAACGAAGGCTTCATGGGACGCAACTTTGTGGCCATGTATAACCACATCAAGGCGTACGACGATAGCAGGCCTATCCACTACGAGGCGGATATCCACGCGGATACCATGGATATGTACTCCAGAATGTACCCACCTATCGAAGAGATTGTCAAGTTCGGTCAagacaaggagaagaagaagccacTCGTGCTCTGCGAATACGTATGTAACGTGTTGATTCAGGAGACAAAAACCACTAACTCCGCTAGATACATGCAATGGGTAACGGCCCCGGAAACATCAAGGAGTATGTAGATGCATTCTACAAATACCCGACCCTGCAAGGTGGTTTTGCTTGGGAATGGGCTAATCATGGGCTCCTCACCAAGGACAAGCAAACTGGCGAAGAGTTCTATGCTTATGGAGGTGACTTTGGCGAAGAAGTACACGACTCTACATTCGTCATGGACGGTCTTGTCAACTCAGATCATAAGCCTAATGCAGGTTTGGTTGAGTACAAGAAGGCTATTGAGCCCGTGCAGCTACTGGAAGCTATTGGGTCAAACGCCAAGTTCATTAATCGGTACGACTTCATCACACTCGATCACCTGAGCTGCCTATACACGACGACATCGGCATCGGGAAGTGTGAGTGCGTCTGGAACTTTGGATATACCAACCGGTATCTCTCCTGGCCAAACTTTCGAGCTTCAACTTCCAAAGGTTGAAGGATCTGAGAGCGAGGTTTTGCTCAGCATCTCCTTCCAGTTGAAGGAAGCCACACCGTACCTCAAGGCAGGCTTTGAGATTGCAACAACACAGATATCTGTGACTCCAGTATCGTCCCTGCAGCGACCTGAAGCAAAGGGAAAGCAACTCAAGGTTGAAACGTCCACCAAGAATGTCCTCGCCATTAAGAGTGACAAAGCTACATGGAAGTTCAATACGCTCCACGGCTCCCTTACATCCTGGGTCCAAGGCTCTACTGAGCTCATCTCCAAGGCACCAGAAATCGATATTTTCCGTGCTCCTACTGACAACGACATTCCGCAAGACGGTTGGGACTGGAAAGACAAGCAGCTCCACCATGCAAAGCCACTGACCCGCAAAGTCGAATGGTCACAAT is a window of Pyrenophora tritici-repentis strain M4 chromosome 2, whole genome shotgun sequence DNA encoding:
- a CDS encoding LacZ, Beta-galactosidase-beta-glucuronidase; the encoded protein is MASGQHPASVPDWNNLDILHKNTLPARAYFHNYITEADALDADITKSKTHLLSGTWKFQHAYSPFEAPEGFESTSYDTSSWSDIAVPGMWQLQGFGKGPQYTNVIYHIPVDPPNVPFTENETGSYVRKFSVPQELKDGQIRLRFEGVDAAFHVWVNGKEVGYSQGSRNPDEFDVTALVDLNAENTLAVRVYQHCDGTYIEDQDQWWLSGIFRDVFLVGFPKASRIENVFAQTLLDSSYTDAELKVKISATGSGKVSVKLLDAQKKEVVSSDASIESSGTTHVNIQVKNPLKWTAESPNLYHLVVSTGEQVVAQRIGFRQVEMKDGLLKVNGKRVVFRGVNRHEHHPTFGRAVPYEFMKEDLLTMKRYNINAIRTSHQLNDPRLYDLADEMGFWVIDEADLECHGFESIADAALSKEQRALPFRERQLLTRKKAAEWTTDNEAWTHAYVDRAEALVKRDQLHPSVIIWSLGNEGFMGRNFVAMYNHIKAYDDSRPIHYEADIHADTMDMYSRMYPPIEEIVKFGQDKEKKKPLVLCEYIHAMGNGPGNIKEYVDAFYKYPTLQGGFAWEWANHGLLTKDKQTGEEFYAYGGDFGEEVHDSTFVMDGLVNSDHKPNAGLVEYKKAIEPVQLLEAIGSNAKFINRYDFITLDHLSCLYTTTSASGSVSASGTLDIPTGISPGQTFELQLPKVEGSESEVLLSISFQLKEATPYLKAGFEIATTQISVTPVSSLQRPEAKGKQLKVETSTKNVLAIKSDKATWKFNTLHGSLTSWVQGSTELISKAPEIDIFRAPTDNDIPQDGWDWKDKQLHHAKPLTRKVEWSQSGSESLRITVYQRVAPPILSWSIDCALTYTFSADGTLTVHVTGTPKGENLPRTLPRIGLVMELPSQFQNVEWFGRGFGESYRDSKFSQPVGKYTASNIDALWVDYEVPQESANRTDTRYVSIGNGRGAGLLAQFVDKESGSRKLFDFQASHYRMKDVAAADHPHELRKKKREDVVLRLDAQHHGLGSGSCGPRTLDEYSLLCEPFEFELLLQAP